In Streptomyces liangshanensis, the DNA window GAAGTCGCCGAACCGGACGAGCGCGGGATCCGCCTCCAGCCCCGCCATCCCGAGGGCCGAGCGGAAGCCGTCGAGGCGCGCGAGCGAGCAGATCATGTCCTCGGGCCCGGTGATGACGGCGATCCGGCGATGCCCCAGCTCGATGAGGTGGCGGGTCGCGGCCAGCCCGCCCGCCCAGTTCGCCGAGCCCACCGACGGTACGTCGGGCTCGGGGTCGCCCGCCGGGTCGATGATGACGAACGGGATCGCGCGGGACCACAGCTTCTTCTTCAGCTCGTCGGGGAGCGTGGAGAAGACCAGCACCACCCCGAGGGGCCGGCGGCGCAGCACCCCCTCGACCCAGTCGGCGCCGGGGGAGTGCCGGGTGCCGGTCTCCGTGAGCACGACGCTCATCCCCGTGGCCTTCGCGACGTTCTGCACCCCCCTGATCAGCTCCATGGACCAGGCGCTGTCCAGCTCGTGGAAGACGATCTCCAGCAGGGGCGCCTCCGGCGGCGTGGGGGACGAGCGCCGGTAGCCGTGTTCGTCGAGCAGCCCCTCGATCCTCACCCGTGTCGGAGCCGCGACGTCCGCGCGTCCGTTGAGGACCTTCGAAACTGTCGAGAGCGAAACTCCGGCTTGCGAAGCCACCTGGGCGAGGGTCACTCGGCCTGCACTCCTGTCTTCACGCATGGCCGAATGATAGGGCACCGCCGCTCGGTAACGGTTTGGTTGCGCGCGGGCCGGGCTGTTGACCGCTCCCGGTACACGTTCTACGGTCGCCCGCCAAGAGACTTTCGGCAATGCGGCCGATACTTTCGAGAGGTCATTCGATGAAGATACGCATGCGACTCGCCCGGTGTGTGGCGGGCGGCGCGGCCCTGGCGATGGGGCTGTCCCTGACGGCCTGCGGGGACGGCGGCGGCGCCGGCGGGGCCCAGGAGTTCCACGTACTCGTCTACGGAGACGCGGCGAACAAGGTCGAGAAGGAGATCGTCGCGACCTTCAACAAGACCTCCGACGTCAAGGCCGTCCTCGACACCGTGCCCGGCGCCGACTACCAGCAGAAGCTCCAGACCGTCATCAACACCCCGCAGGCCCCCGACGTCTTCTTCAACTGGGGCGGGGGCAGCATCCAGCCCTTCGTCAAGGCAGGGCTGCTGCTGCCGCTCGACGACATGATCAAGAAGGAGCCGGGCCTCAAGGCGAACTTCCTGCCCTCGGTCTTCAACACGGCGGTCGTCGACGGCAAGGCGTACGGCGTGCCGATGCGCGGCACCCAGCCCGTCCTGCTCTTCAACAACCGCGCGGTCCTCGCCGACGCGGGCGTACAACCGCCCAAGACCTGGGACGAACTGCTCACGGCGGTGGACAAGCTCAAGGCGAAGAAGGTCACCCCGATCGCGCTCGGCGGCGGCGACCAGTGGCCCACGCTCATGTGGTTCGAGTACCTGTACGACCGTGTCGCGGGCCCCGGACTCTTCGAGAAGGCCCTCGCGGGCGACAAGGAGGCGTGGGACAGCCCCGACAGCAGGAAGGCGCTGAGCATGCTCAAGGAGCTGATCGACGCCAAGGCCTTCGGGACCAACTACGACTCGGTGAAGTTCACCGACGGCGGTTCCGCCGCCCTCCTGGCGAGCGGCAAGGCCGGGTTCGAGCTGATGGGCTCGTGGGAGTACTCGACCCAGCAGGACGCCAGCCCCGACTTCGCGAAGAAGGACCTCGGGTACGACGCCTTCCCGGCCGTCGCGGGCGGCAAGGGCGACGCCGCCGGCATCGTCGGCAACACCAACAACTTCTACTCCGTGACGAAGAAGACCAAGCACGCCGACGCCATCGCCAAGTTCCTGGAACTGATGTACTCCGACGCGTTCGTGAAGTCGCAGCTCGCCATCGGGAACCTCCCCACCACCACCAACACCGAGAAGCACCTCGCCGGCGCCGCCAACCCCGACTACCTCAAGTACCAGCTCGACCTGGTCGGCAAGGCCCCGTCGTTCCAGCTCTCCTGGGACCAGGCGTACGCCCCCGAGAACATGACCCCCATCCACCAGGCCGTCCAGCAGTTCTTCAACGGCAGCCTCGACGCCGACGGCTTCATCAAGGCCATGCAGGCCCTGACCACCGCGTAGGGGCTGACCTGATCATGACTGCCACCGCCTCCCGGGCGCCACGCGCCCGGCCCCGGCCCGGACGGGGGGTGTCCCCGCCCGGGGTCGCCCGCCCCGGCATCGGCTGGGCCGTGCCCGCCACCCTGTTCTTCGTCCTGTTCGCCCTCGTACCGCTCGTGCTCGTCGCGGTGCTCTCCTTCACCACCTGGAGCGGTCTGGGCTCACCGCGGTTCGCGGGACTCGGCAACTGGACCAAGCTGTTCCACGACCCGGTCATGATCAAGAGTCTCTGGCTCAGCCTCCTGCTCACCGCGCTGGGCGTGGCGGTCCAGACACCCCTGAGCCTCCTCCTCGGTGTCTGGGCGGCCGGCCCCCAGCGCAACCGCGCCGTCCTGTCCGCCGTCTTCTTCGTCCCGCTCCTGCTCTCCGCCACCGCCGTCTCCGTCCTGTGGCGCGCCCTGCTCGACCCCAACTTCGGCGTCCCCGCCCAGGCCCGCTGGCTCTTCGGCGACGGCAACCTCCTGGGCTCACGGACCGGCGCGATCGGCGTCCTCGTCCTCGTCAGCACCTGGCAGTTCACCCCGCTCCACGCACTGATCTACCAAGGGGCCGCGCGAGCCGTACCGACCGTCCTCTACCAGGCAGCCGCCATCGACGGGGCGGGAACGGTACGGCAGTTCTTCCACGTCACCCTGCCGCAACTGCGCAACGCCATCATCACGTCGGTGATCCTCATGGTCGTCGGCGGGCTCACCACCTTCGACACCGTACTGATCCTCACCCAGGGCGGACCGGGCACCGACACCACCATCACGGCCTTCTACATGTACCAAAAGGCCTTCAAGGGCTTCGACTTCGGAGCGGGAGCCGCGATCGCGCTGCTGCTCGTCCTCGTCGCGACCCTCGTCTCGCTCGTCGTGGTCCGGGTCTCCGGCTACGACAAGATGGCCGGCACCAAGGACGGACTCTCATGAGGCGCACCCCCAACTACCTCGCGGGCGCGGGCGTGTTCGTCTGGCTCTGTCTGGTCGGACTGCCGCTGTACGTGCTCCTCGGCGCCACCGTGCAGTCCCGCGCCGAGTACACCGCGGGCGGCCCACTGTCCTTCCCCCGAACCTTCAGCCTCTCCAACTACACCGAGGACTTCTCCAACGGCTTCGGCCGCTACTTCCTCAACACCGTCATCGTGACCACCAGTGTCGTGGTCATCGTCCTCCTCCTCGTCCCCCCGCTCGCCTTCTCGATCGTCCGCCACCGCGGCCGGTCGGGACCCCGCGTCTTCCGCCTCTTCCTGCTCGGGCTCGCCATCCCCGCGCAGGCGGTGATCGTCCCGATGTTCTACGTCATCAGCAAAGCCGGCCTCTACGACAACCTCATCGGCGTCATCCTCCCGACGGCCGCGTTCTGCCTGCCCGTCTGCGCGCTCATCCTCACGGGCGCCATGCGCGACATCACCGACGAGCTCTTCGAGGCCATGGCCATCGACGGCGCCGACACCCGCCGGGTCTTCTTCCAGCTCGTCGTCCCCCTCTCCAAGGGCGGTATCTCGACCATCGTGGTCTTCTCCGCCCTCCAGGCCTGGAACGGCTTCCTCTTCCCCCTCGTCCTGACCCAGTCCGAGAACACCAAGGTCCTCACCCTCGGGCTGTACAACTTCCAGACCCAGTACGGCATCAACATCCCCGGCCTGCTGGCGGCCGTGGTCCTCTCCACCGTGCCGGTCCTGCTCGTCTACCTGTTCGCCCGCCGCGCCCTGGTCCAGGGGCTCATGGGCGTCGGAGGAAAGTGAACCCCAACGTGACCGCCGACACCCGCCCCGACAGCATCCGTCCCGACAACACCCGCCCCCACAGCGCCCATCCCGCCCCTCGCGTCCGGCACGGCGCGTCCGGCGCGCCGACCGTGGACGAGCTGATCGCCGCCATGACGCTGGAGGAGAAACTCGCCCAGCTCTACGGCCTGTGGGCCGGCGCCTCCCACGACGGCGCCGAAGTGGCCCCCCACCAGCACGACATGGACGAACCGCCGACGCTGGACGAGCTACTGCCGCACGGACTGGGCCAGTTGACCCGGCCCTTCGGCACCGTCCCGGTCGACCCCGCCCTCGGGGCCCTCTCGCTCATGCGCACCCAGGAACGCATCGTCGCCGCGAACCGCTTCGGCATCCCCGCCATGGCCCACGACGAGTGCCTCGCCGGGTTCGCCGCCTGGGGCGCCACCACCTACCCGGTCCCGCTGTCCTGGGGAGCCGCCTTCGACCCCGCCCTGGTCGAGGAGATGGCCCGCGCCATCGGCCACGACATGCGGTCGGTGGGCGTGCACCAAGGCCTCGCCCCCGTCCTGGACGTCGTACGGGACGCCCGCTGGGGCCGGGTCGAGGAGACCATCGGCGAGGACCCCTACCTCGTCGGCACCACCGCCGTCGCCTACATCAAGGGACTTGAGTCCGCCGGGATCGTGGCTACCCTCAAACACTTCGTGGGGTACTCGGCCTCGCGCGGCGGGCGCAACCTGGCACCCGTCGGCATGGGGCCCAGGGAGCGCGCCGACGTCATGCTCCCGCCCTTCGAGATGGCGGTGCGCGAAAGCGGCGTACGGTCCGTCATGCACGCGTACACCGACACCGACGGCGTGCCGTGCGCGGCCGACGCGGACCTCCTCACCGGACTCCTCCGCGACACCTGGGGCTTCACCGGAACGGTCGTGGCCGACTACTTCGGCATCGCCTTCCTCGCGTCCCTGCACGGGGTCGCAGCCGACGCGGGCGAGGCCGCCGCGGCCGCGCTGACCGCCGGGGTCGACGTCGAACTGCCCACCGTGAAGACGTTCGGCGCACCCCTGCGCGACCTGGTGTCGTCCGGGCAGGTGCCGGAGGCCGTGGTCGACCGGGCGGTACGCCGCGTCCTGACGCAGAAGGAGGCGCTGGGCCTCCTCGACCCGGACTGGAGCCCGGTCCCGTCGGCCCTCGCCCACGTCGATCCGCGCGTCCCGGGCGCCACGGACCGGCTGCGCGGCACCGTCAGCCTCGACCGCCCCGAGCACCGCGACATCTCCCGCCGGCTGGCGGAGCGGTCCGTCATCCTGCTCAGCAACCAGGGAGCCCTGCCCCTCGGGCGCCCCCGAAGGATCGCCCTCGTCGGCCCGCAGGCCGACACGCCGACGGCCGTACTGGGCTGCTACTCCTTCCCCGTGCACGTCGGGTCCCAGCATCCCGGCACCCCCGTGGGCATCGAACTGCCCACCCTCCGGGAGGCGTTGGCCGCCGAGTTCCCCGACAGCGAGGTCGTCACCGTCGCCGGGTCGGACATCGACACCCCGGACACCAGCGGCTTCGCCCGGGCCGTGGCGGCGGCCAGCGAGGCGGACGTGGTCGTCGTCGCGCTCGGGGACCGGGCCGGGCTGTTCGGCCGCGGCACCAGCGGCGAGGGCTGCGACGCGGAGAGCCTGGCCCTGCCCGGCGTACAGCACCACCTCCTCGACGCGCTCCTCGACACCGGGAAACCGGTGGTGGTGACCCTGCTTGCCGGCCGGCCCTACGCGCTGGGCCGCGCCACCCACGAGGCGGCCGCGATCGTCCAGGCGTTCTTCCCCGGCCAGGAAGGCGCCGGGGCGGTGGCGGGCGTGCTCGGCGGCCGGATCAACCCCTCCGGGCGGCTGCCGGTGAGCGTCCCCCGGCTGGCGGGCGCCCAGCCCTCCACGTACCTGGCCGCCCCCCTGGCCATGGCCGGTGACGTCTCCAGCATCGACCCCACCCCCGCCTTCGGATTCGGACACGGGCTCACCTACACCACGTTCGCCTGGTCGGACCTCGACACGGGCGGCGACGGGGACCGTACGCCCCCCGTGGCCACCGACGGCGAGGTCGCCCTCGCCTTCACCGTCCGCAACACCGGCGAGCGGGCGGGCGACGAAGTGGTCCAGCTGTACCTGCGGGACCCGGTGGCGTCCGTCGTCCAGCCGGTCCAGCGGCTGATCGGGTACGTACGGGTCGCGCTCGACCCGGGCCGGTCGGCGCGGATCGGCGTCACCGTGCCCGCGGACCTGGCGTCCTTCACCGGCAGGGACGGACGACGGGTCGTCGAACCGGGGCGGCTGGAGCTGCGGTTGGCGGCCTCCAGCACCGACGTCCGGTTCACGGCCGCGGTGACCCTCACCGGGCCGCCGAGACACGTGGACCACACCCGTGAACTGCACGCCCGATTCACCGTCACGCGCACCTGAGCGGGGGCGACGGAGGGGAGCGGCCTGGGGGACGAGGCCCATTGTCAGTGGTCACGTCTACGGTGGATTCCAGGAGATGTCCAGCGCGAGTGAGCAAGGGAGAGTCATGACGACGCTTGAGGGCCGGCCGAACACCGCACTGCTTGTGGTCGACGTGCAGAAGGGCGTGGTCGGGGAGGCACACGAGCGCGAGACCGTCGTGGGCAACATCGCCGGCCTCGTCGAGAGGGCGCGGCGCGAACGGGTCCCGGTGGTCTGGGTCCAGCACTCCGACGAGGGGCTCGTGCACGGAAGCGACGACTGGCGGATCGCCCCCGAACTGGCGCCGGACGACGCCGAACCCCATGTCGAGAAGCGGCACGGCGACTCCTTCGAGGACACCACCCTGGAGAGCGTCCTGGCGGACCTCGCGGTGGGTCGCCTGGTCGTGGTCGGCGCGGAGACCGACGCGTGCGTCCGCTCGACCATCCACGGCGCCTTCACCCGGGGGTACGACGTGACCCTGGTGAGCGACGCGCACACGGCGGGGGACAAGTCCCAGTGGGGCGCGCCGCCGCCGGACCAGGTCATCGCGCACACGAACCTGTACTGGAGCTTCCAGACGGCGCCGGGGCGCACGGCCGGGACGGTCGTCAGCAAGGACGTGGACTTCGCCACCGCCCCCTGATCCGACGCGCTGCGCCGGCGTCCACGACCCGGACGCCGGCGCGGTCGCGGCGCACGTGACAGCGCCGCTCACGTTCCGGGGAGGGGATCGATCAGCCCGTTCGGTACGTCCACCGGCCGGCCAGGAGCGTGCCGTACACCGGCATCTCCCGCAGCTCACGCGCGGACACCCGCGCCGGGTCGCCGGCGGTGAGCACCAGGTCGGCCGTGTCCCCGACGCGCGGTCCGCGCCGCCCGCCCGAGGCCGCCACGAGGGCGTCGTCCAGGGTGATCGCCTGCTCGGGGTGCCACGGGTCGCGGCCGTCCGGTCCGGACCGGTGCACCGCGGCCGCGATGCCGTGCCACGGATCCAGCGGGGAGACCGGCGCGTCCGAGCCGATCTCCAGGGTCGCCCCGGCGCGGAGCAACTCGGCGTACGGGTAGGACCGGTCGGTCCGCCCGGCCCAGTGGTGGTCGGCGATGTCACGGTCGTCCGGGGCGTGCGCCGGCTGGACGCCCAGCACGAGACCGGGCGCGGCGAACCGGGCAAGGTCCGCACGGTCGATCAGCTGGGCGTGCTCGATCCGGCCGGGACAGCCGACCTCCTCGAACGCGTCCAGGGCAAGGGTGTTGGCACGGTCGCCGATCGCGTGCACCGCGGCGTGGATGCCGTGCTCCGCCGCGCGGGCCATGAGCCGCGCCAGCTCCGCCGGAGGGGTCTGGAGGATCCCGTGCCGCTCCCCGGGCCGGGCCGCCCCGGGATACGGATCGGCGCACAACGCGGTCCGCGTGTTGAGCGAGCCGTCCACGAAGAGCTTGAGCGGACCGACCCGCGCCAGCCCGCCGGTGCCGGGCAGCACGTCGCCGGTGCGCCGGCCCTCCTCGATCGCCCGCTCCAGATGGGTCGGATAGACCGAGCAGATCACCTGGACGCCCAGGTCCGCCACGGACGCGCGGCGGGTCCAGTCGGCGATGTTGTCGGCGTACTCGAAGTCCAGGATCCCCACCACACCCCGGGCCGCGGCGGCGCGTACGGCGTCGCGCACCCAGCGGTCGACGACCTCGGGACCCGCCTGGGCGAGGCGGGCGACCGCGTCGAGGCACGCCTGCTCGCGCAGCACCCCGGTCGGGTGGCCGCCCTGCCCGATCCGGCGCAGGGCGGCCCGGCCGAACCACGCCGTGTGCAGGTCGTTGCTGACCAGCGCCACGGCATGGCCGGTGTCCTCGGACCACGCGAGCAGGGACGGATCCGGCGCGTCGGGCCACAACCCGTCGCGGAAGCCGAACCCGATGAGCGGCTCGTCCGGTCCGTGCTGCCCGTCGAGCGCCGCGGCGGCCATGAGATCCGCCGCCGCCCGCGCGGACCGTGCGCCGGACAGGTCGACGCGGCGGCGCGCGCTGGCCCACTGGACGCTGTGCACGTGCGCGTCCCAGAAGCCGGGGAGCACGGTGAGGCCCCGGCCGTCCACGGTCTCGCTACCGGGAGGGGGAGCGAGGTCCGTACCGATGGCGGCGATCCGGCCGCCGGAGACCACGAGGTCACGGACCGGACCGCCGGAGCCGACGCGTATCGCGCGGAGCAACAGCGGGGCGGCCCCATCGGCGGCGATGCGTGCGTCACTCGTCTGCATCGGCTCATCCTAGGGACCGCCCAGGTCCGGCAGGCCCGGACCTCAGGGCGCCCGGCTGCGGGCCTTCGGGTCTTAGCCCTTCGGCTCGGTGAAGCGGATGTGGTTGCCGAAGGGGTCGCGGAGGCCGCAGTCGATCCCGTACGGGCGCTCGGTCGGCTCCTCGGTGAACTCGACGCCCTTCTCCACCAGCGTCGCGTAGGTCTTGCGGCAGTCGCCCGTGCTGAAGATGAGGTGGCCGCCCACCGCCCCCTTGGTCAGCAGCTCGCGGACCTGCCCGGCGGTCTCCTCGGACATCGCCGGGGGTCCCGGCTTCTCCAGCAGGATCTGGCGCTCCGGGTGGCCGGGGACGTGGACGGTCAGCCAGCGCATGAAGCCCATGTCGATGTCGGCGCCGACCTCCAGGCCGAGCTTGCCGACGTAGAAGTCGAGGGCCGCGTCCTGGTCGAGGACGTAGATCTGTGAGTGTGTGATCGCGTTGAACATGAGTGTCACGCTACCGACCGGACCGGACGAAAACTTATCCGAAACTGCTCGATCGGCGGCGGTCCCAAGCACGCTGCACCGCCCGGGCACGGTGGACCGCCCAGGTGCGGGGGACGCTCAGGCGCTCGGCCGGGTCCACGCCATGGTGAAACACGTGGGCACCCCCTTGGCGGCCGCCGCTTCCCTGGCCTCCCTGGCGGCCCGGGCCTCCTTCCGGTACGTCCTCGGTGACCGGCCCACGATGTCGCGGAACGTGCGGCTGAAGGTCCCCGGACTGCCGAAGCCGACCTGGAAGCAGATGTCCGTCACACTGCGGTCGGTGTCCCGCAGCAGGAACATCGCCCGCTCCACCCGGCGGCGCTGGAGGTAGCGGTGCGGCGTCTCGCCGAAGGTGGCCCGGAAGGTACGGGCGAAGTGCGCCTCCGACACCAGGGCGATCCGGGCCAGGGTCGGCACGTCCAACGGCCGCGCGTACGCGTGGTCCATCGCGTCCCGCGCGCGGAGCATGCGGCGGTTGGTCTCTTCTGCGGCCCGGCTCACCCGGCCATCACACCACGGCGCCGATCCGCCGCGACAGTCGAGGCGGAAATGGCTTCGACCGCCGCGGTGGTTGCCTCTACCGTGGCCCGGTGACAACTCAGGTGATCGTGTTGAACGGCGGTTCCAGTTCGGGCAAGTCCGGCATCGTCCGGTGTCTCCAGGCAGTGCTGCCGGACCCGTGGCTCGCCGCCGCGATCGACTCGCTGGTCGACGCGATGCCCGCCTCCCTCAGAAGCTCGGACGCCGGCATCGAGTTCACCGCGGACGGGGGTGTGAACCTCGGAGCGGAGTTCCTCAGACTGGAGGCCGCCTGGATGGAGGGCGTCGCCGCGACGGCGCGCGCGGGCGTGGGCGTCATCGTGGACGACGTCTTCCTCGGCGGCCCGGAATCCCAGGAGCGGTGGCGCAAGGCCCTGGTCGGACTGGACGTGCTGTGGGTGGGCGTCCGGTGCGAGACCCCGGTCGCCGAGGGCCGCGAGATCGCGCGCGGCGACCGGGCCAGGGGAATGGCCGCCGCGCAGGCGGACCTGGTCCACCGCGGCGTGGTCTACGACCTGGAGATCGACACCACCCACGCGGAGTCCCTGGACTGCGCACGGTCCATCGCGGCCCGCGTCACCTAGCCGAGGCCGCCCCTCCCTCCCCGCCCGCGCCGGCGGACGCCCTGACGTACGAGACGTCCGTCAGGCCTGCGCGGCGGCCTCGGGCGCGGGGACCGGCGCCGGGGCGGACCCGGCCGGCGTGGTCCTCCGTACCGGAATGAGGGCGGCGACCACCGCCGCCGCCAGCCCCACACCGCATCCGATGAGCATGGCGGCACGGAAGCCGTCCTCGGACGGCAGGGCGTACCCGCCGAAGTCGGTGGTCATCTGCGCCAGGACCACACCGATCACGGCGGCGGAGACCGAGCTGCCGATCGAACGCATCAGTGTGTTGAAGCTGTTGGCGGAGGCCGTCTCCGACAGGGGGACGGCGCCCATGATCAGGGCCGGCATCGCGCCGTACGCGAACCCCACGCCCGTGTTGCAGACGAGGGTGACCACCAACAGGCTCCAGGGGGACCCCGAGCCGAGCAGCGGCAGCGAGAGGCCGTATCCCACGCCGATGACAAGGCTGCCCACGGCCAGGGTGACCTTCGGGCCCTTGACCGCCGACAGCTTCGCGCCGAGCGGCGACATGATCATCATCATGAGGCCGGCCGGCGCCATCCACAGACCCATGGCGAGCATCGACTGCCCCAGGCCGTAACCGGTCGACTTCGGCAGCTGGAGCAGCTGCGGTACGACCAGGGACTGGGCGTACATCGCGAAACCGACCAGCACCGAGGCCGCGTTGGTCATCAGGACCTGGGGGCGGGCGGTCACCCGCAGGTCGACCAGCGGCTCGCTGATACGCAGTTCCCACACACCCCACACGAGCAGCACCACGACGGCGGCCGCGAAGAGCCCCAGGGTGGTGCCGCTGCCCCAACCCCAGTCCGCGCCCTTGGACACGGCGAGCAGCAGGCAGACCAGGCCGGCGCCCAGCCCGATGGCGCCGAGCACGTCGAAGCCCTTCGACCCGGTGGCCTCGCCGCCCGCGGGGACGAAGGCCCAGATGAGGCTTCCGACGGCCAGGGCCAGGGCGGCGACGACCCAGAACAGCACCCGCCAGCTGGTGTTCTCCGCGATCGCGGCGGCGAAGGGGAGGCCGAGCGCACCGCCCACGCCCATCGACGCGCTCATGATCGCGATGGACGAGCCGAGCTTCTCGGCCGGCACCACGTCGCGCAGGAGGCTGATGCCGAGGGGGACCACACCCATGCCGACGCCCTGGAGGCCGCGACCGACAATCATCGGGACGACGGACGACGACAGGGCGCACACCACCGAGCCCACGACGAGCGGCACCAGGGAGACCAGCAGCATGCGGCGCTTGCCGTACATGTCGCCGAGCCGTCCGGCGACGGGCGTGGCGACGGCCGCCGCGAGCAGGGTGGCGGTGATGACCCAGGAGGCGTTGGACGCCGAGGTGTCGAGCAGCTTCGGCAGCTCCGCGATCAGCGGCACCACCAAGGTCTGGGTGATCGCGGCCACGATGCCCGCGAAGGCGAGGATGCCGACCACGCCACCGGGGCG includes these proteins:
- a CDS encoding MFS transporter, with the translated sequence MTWQTNRETSVDSSQPAARPGGVVGILAFAGIVAAITQTLVVPLIAELPKLLDTSASNASWVITATLLAAAVATPVAGRLGDMYGKRRMLLVSLVPLVVGSVVCALSSSVVPMIVGRGLQGVGMGVVPLGISLLRDVVPAEKLGSSIAIMSASMGVGGALGLPFAAAIAENTSWRVLFWVVAALALAVGSLIWAFVPAGGEATGSKGFDVLGAIGLGAGLVCLLLAVSKGADWGWGSGTTLGLFAAAVVVLLVWGVWELRISEPLVDLRVTARPQVLMTNAASVLVGFAMYAQSLVVPQLLQLPKSTGYGLGQSMLAMGLWMAPAGLMMMIMSPLGAKLSAVKGPKVTLAVGSLVIGVGYGLSLPLLGSGSPWSLLVVTLVCNTGVGFAYGAMPALIMGAVPLSETASANSFNTLMRSIGSSVSAAVIGVVLAQMTTDFGGYALPSEDGFRAAMLIGCGVGLAAAVVAALIPVRRTTPAGSAPAPVPAPEAAAQA